The genomic stretch TCGCGCGCGGCTCGTCGTCGACGAGGGCCACGGGATCGGCTGCCTGGGACCGGGCGGGCGCGGCGCGGTCGCCGAGGCGGGGCTCGAAGGCGCCGTGGACGTGGTGATCGGCTCGCTCGGCAAGGCGCTCGGCTCCTACGGCGCGTTCGCCGCCTGCGACGGGGTGACCGCCCGCTATCTCGCCCAGCGCGCGCGGACGCTGCTCGGCTCCACCGCCCCGCCGCCGCCCGCGGTCGCCGGTGCGCTTGCCGCCCTCGAGCTGCTGGCCGAGCAGCCGCAGCGCGTCGCGAAGCTGCAGGCGAACGCCGACGCCCTGCGCGCCGAGCTCGCCCGCGAGGGCTTCGAGACGGCCGGCTCGACGACGCAGATCGTGGCGGTCGTCGTCGGCGACGCCGCGCTGGCCGCGCGCATCTGTGACGCGGCGATCGAGCGCGGCGTGCTGGCGGAGGCGCTGCGGCCGCCCGAGGTCCCGCACGGCACCTCGCGCCTGCGCCTGACGGCGATGGCCTCCCACACGAAGGCCGAGCTGCGCGAGGGCGCGCAGGTGCTGGGCCGCGCCGCGCTGCAGACGGGCTTCCGGCCGGGCGCGGGCCTGCCGGTGGCGGCCACCCACGCACTCCCTGCCAGGCCGGGCGTCTTCGACGCCGAGGCGCGCGCGGCATAGGCGGCGCGCGCCGCGCGTCACCGCTCCCCGTCGGCCGCCACCTTCACGATCGACGCGTCGATGAGCCACTCCACCGGCGCGATGTCGTCGGTGTAGACGCGCCCGCCGGGGATCCGCGGGGCCAGTCGCGCCGCGGTCCGCGTGGCGACGGGTCCCAGCCCGGCCGGCAGCGACGCCGCGTGGCCCGCCAGCGCGCCCGCCGAGACCGCGGTGTCGCTCGCCACGAGCATCGTGTTGGTCGGCTGCACCGAGTCGCGCGCGACGTGGGTGAACACGGCGTTCAGCGTCGCGCCGAGCACCTGCTCCAGGCGCTGCGAGTGCTCCGGATGCCCGACGTTGATGACCACCATCCCCCCGGGCGCCAGCCGGTCCCGGCACAGCTCGAAGAACTCGCGGGTCGTCATGTAGAACGGGATGTACGGCTGGCGGTACGCGTCGACGACGATGAGGTCGAAGCCGCCGTCGCTCGTGCGCAGGTACGGGCGCGCGTCCCCTGTGTGCAGGTGCAGGTTGCGCCCGTGCAGGTCGAACCAGCGGCGGCCGAGCTCGGTCAGCTCGCCGTCGATCTCCACCGCGTCGACCCGCGTGTCCGGGAAGAAGTGCCCGAACGCACGCGCCGTCGTCCCGCCGGCGTTGCCGAGGATCGCGACGCGCCCCGGCGGGTCGTCCGCGGCCCGCGCGACCGAGGCGAACGGCAGCACGAGCGGCTCGTCCCAGTAGTCGCCGGTCAGGTACGAGCCGTCGGCGGGCAGCAGCGAGTGGATCGCCTGGCCCTCGTTGAGCTCCATCCAGCGGTCGCCGTTGGGCCGCTCGATCACTCGCGCGTAGCCGTACTCGGTCTCCGCCTCGGCCAGCAGCCGCTCGCCGGGCTCCGGAGCCTTGATCGTCCCGGCCGGCAGCGCGATCAGCGCGGCGAGGACGAGCGGCGCCACGGCCGCGCGGCGCGTCAGCCCCAGCACCGCGGCGATGGCGAGCGACAGCGCGAACACGAGGAACGTGCGCCGCGTGCCGAGGAACGGGATGAGCACGAGCGCGCTGAGGAACGTGCCGGTCAGCGAGCCGAGGGTCGAGATGGCGTAGAGGCGCCCGGTCACCCGGCCGGTCTCGCCGACGACCGACACGCTCAGGCGCACCGCATACGGCGAGCACATCCCGAGCAGGAACACCGGCACCGCCACGAGCACGAGCACGGCGATGAGCGACCCGACGAACGCGCCCGCCTGGATCGCGTCGAGCGCGTTGACCGCCTCGCGCAGGAACGGCCCGGCCACGAACGGCACGATCGCCAGGAGCACCGCCGCGCCGAGCGCGAGGCGGCAGAGCCCCCGCAGCGACGGGTCACGGTCGGCCGCACGACCGCCGATCCAGTAGCCGACCGAGAGGGCGACGAGCACGGTGGCGATCGTGTTCGCCCAGATCAGCGTGGAGTCGCCGAAGTACGGCGCCAGCAGGCGCGCCGCGGCGATCTCGCTGCCCAGCGACGAAGCGCCGACGACGAAGGCGATGACGGCGATCCGCCGCGAGCCCGCCGGACGAGCGGTCGGCGCGGCGGAGTCCGCGGCGCGATCATCGGGCACCCCGGAGTCGACGGCGGGCCGCGCTTCAGCGGCCACGGCCGAGCCGGCGGCGCCCGACGCGCGCGGCGCGCAGGCCGGCGAACGCCGTGGCCAGGGTGACGGCGGCGGCCGTCACGGTTCTGACGGCCCGGTTGATCGCCTCCGGGTCCTCGATGCGCTGGAAGCGGGTGCCCTCCGGGCCGATCTCGATGTAGCCGAACGGGAGCGCGTCGAGCGTGCCGCCTCCGCCCCCGCCTCCGCCCTGCTCGGCGGGGCCGCGGCCGAAGCCGGCTCCGCCGATCGCGCGCACCCGCGCGACGGGGACGATCGTGCGGCCGTTGTCGCGGATGGGCTCGCCGTAGCAGAGCTTCGAACCGGTCAGGCGCTCAACCAACCCGGAGATCGGAAGGACGCCGTCACCGGGGCCCCACGCCGGCGCGGGCGCGGACTCGGGCTGGGCGGCGGGACGCGCGGCGGCGACCGCCGGCTTCGCCAGCTTGGGCTTGGGCGCCTTCACCGGCTTGAGCGGCTTCGGCGAGACCTTCGCTTTGATCTCCTTGGCCACGCCACGATCACTCGTACGGGACGAAGTCCTTCTTGCGGGCCCCGCAGACGGGGCAGAACCACGTGTCCGGGATGTCCTCGAACGCCGTCCCGGGCGGGATCCCACCGTCGGGGTCGCCCTCGGTGGGGTCGTAGATGAACCCGCAGGACTCACAGAGCCACTGCTGGGCGGTACTGGTCTCGCTCATGCCAAGCACGTTATCGTCCGTCGCCGCGCATGGAGCAGCTCAACACGAGTGGCGCCGTCTCCGAGCCGCGCCCCGCGGCTTCGGTCATCCTCGTGCGAGGCGGCGGCGAGTCGCTCGAGGTGCTGCTCGTCCAGCGCACGTCGGAGGCGCGCTTCATGGCCGGCGCCTGGGTCTTCCCGGGCGGCGCGGTCGACCCGGGCGAGGACGAGCGTGCCGCCGCGATGCGCGAGCTGCAGGAGGAGGCGGGCGTCACGCTCGGCGACCCGGGCGCGCTCGTGGCCTTCAGCCGCTGGATCACCCCGCCCCAGGTCAAGCGGCGCTTCGACACGTACTTCTTCGTCACCGCGCTGCCGGCGGGCGAGGAGCCCGCGATCGACGGCTCGGAGTGCGTGGCGCTCGGCTGGTTCACGCCACGCGAGGCGCTCGACGCCCACGGCCGCGGCGACCTGCTGCTCGTCTTCCCGACGATCAAGCACCTCGAACAGCTCGGCCTGTTCTCCAGCGCCGACGCGCTCGTCGAGCACGCCCGCGGCCGGGTCGTGCAGCCGGTCGAGCCGCGGGTGATCCTGACCGGCGAGACGGCGCGGATCGTCCTGCCCGGGGAGCCCGACTACGACGTCGAGACCTGATGGGCCTGACGGTCGCCGTCACCGGTCCCACGGGCGGCATCGGCAAGCCGCTGCTGCGCTCCCTCGAGCGCGCGCGGGAGGTCGAGCGCGTCGTCGGGATGGCCCGCCGCCCGTTCGATCCGAGCCCGCTGCGCAAGGTCGAGTATCGCCGCGGGGACGTGACGAACCCCGACGACGTCGCCGCGCTCGTCGAGGGCGCCGACGTCGTCGTGCACCTCGCGTTCATCATCGTCGCCGGTTCGGAGGGCAGCGAGGCGGTCAACCTCGAGGGCTCGCGCAACGTCTTCCGGGCCGCCGTGGACGCCGGAGCCAAGCGGCTCGTCTACGCTCGTCGGTCGCCGCCTACGGCTTCCACGAGGACAATCCGTCGCCCCTGACCGAGAGCGTGCCGGTGCGCGGCACCGAGCGCCATCCGTACTCGAGCCACAAGGCCAAGGTCGAGGACCTCCTGCGCGAGGTGCTCGCCGGGCAGGCGACGCAGGCCTACGTCTTCCGCCCGAGCATCGTCGGCGGCCCCGACGCCCTCATGCTGATCGAGCAGATTCCGTACATGCGCATCGGCGAGCGGCTGCCCGTCGCGGTGCGGTCGCTGTTCGACAGCGTGCCGATCCTCAAGCCGGTGATCCCGGACCCCGGCGTGCCGTTCCAGCTCGTCCACCATGACGACGTCGCCAGCGCCTTGCGCGCCGCGGTCGTCGGCCGCGGTGACGCAGGCTCGTACAACCTCGCCGGCCCTGGCGAGGTCACGCTGTCGGACCTCGCGCGCGAGCTCGGCTGGTACAGCGTGGCGGTCCCCGACCTCGCGGTCGACGCCGCGGCGGAGGTCGTCGCGCGGCTGCCGTTCCTGCCCGCCGAGGCGACCTGGATCGAGGCGGTCCGCACCCCGGTGATCATGAGCACGGCGAAGGCCCGCCGCGAGCTGAGCTGGCGCCCCCGCCACGACGCCCGCGAGACTCTGCACGCCACGGTCGCGGCCGCGCGCGAGGACCTCGAGGCGTAGCCGCTCAAGTCCGTG from Capillimicrobium parvum encodes the following:
- a CDS encoding NUDIX hydrolase; amino-acid sequence: MEQLNTSGAVSEPRPAASVILVRGGGESLEVLLVQRTSEARFMAGAWVFPGGAVDPGEDERAAAMRELQEEAGVTLGDPGALVAFSRWITPPQVKRRFDTYFFVTALPAGEEPAIDGSECVALGWFTPREALDAHGRGDLLLVFPTIKHLEQLGLFSSADALVEHARGRVVQPVEPRVILTGETARIVLPGEPDYDVET
- a CDS encoding spermidine synthase, with protein sequence MAAEARPAVDSGVPDDRAADSAAPTARPAGSRRIAVIAFVVGASSLGSEIAAARLLAPYFGDSTLIWANTIATVLVALSVGYWIGGRAADRDPSLRGLCRLALGAAVLLAIVPFVAGPFLREAVNALDAIQAGAFVGSLIAVLVLVAVPVFLLGMCSPYAVRLSVSVVGETGRVTGRLYAISTLGSLTGTFLSALVLIPFLGTRRTFLVFALSLAIAAVLGLTRRAAVAPLVLAALIALPAGTIKAPEPGERLLAEAETEYGYARVIERPNGDRWMELNEGQAIHSLLPADGSYLTGDYWDEPLVLPFASVARAADDPPGRVAILGNAGGTTARAFGHFFPDTRVDAVEIDGELTELGRRWFDLHGRNLHLHTGDARPYLRTSDGGFDLIVVDAYRQPYIPFYMTTREFFELCRDRLAPGGMVVINVGHPEHSQRLEQVLGATLNAVFTHVARDSVQPTNTMLVASDTAVSAGALAGHAASLPAGLGPVATRTAARLAPRIPGGRVYTDDIAPVEWLIDASIVKVAADGER
- a CDS encoding Rossmann-fold NAD(P)-binding domain-containing protein, with translation MRGTERHPYSSHKAKVEDLLREVLAGQATQAYVFRPSIVGGPDALMLIEQIPYMRIGERLPVAVRSLFDSVPILKPVIPDPGVPFQLVHHDDVASALRAAVVGRGDAGSYNLAGPGEVTLSDLARELGWYSVAVPDLAVDAAAEVVARLPFLPAEATWIEAVRTPVIMSTAKARRELSWRPRHDARETLHATVAAAREDLEA
- a CDS encoding aminotransferase class I/II-fold pyridoxal phosphate-dependent enzyme, with protein sequence MDLQQRLDHLEGLGLQRRMRMVSGPQGPRIVLDGEPVLVLCSSNYLGLADHPRVREAAADAAMRWGVGAGAARAASGTMTVHRRLETRLAAFMRTPAALLFGSGYLAAVGVVPALAEAGGLIFADELNHAALADGCALAAAETRLYRHGDVEHLAALMAQAAGRPMLVVTDSVFATDGDVAPLEDLAALAERHRARLVVDEGHGIGCLGPGGRGAVAEAGLEGAVDVVIGSLGKALGSYGAFAACDGVTARYLAQRARTLLGSTAPPPPAVAGALAALELLAEQPQRVAKLQANADALRAELAREGFETAGSTTQIVAVVVGDAALAARICDAAIERGVLAEALRPPEVPHGTSRLRLTAMASHTKAELREGAQVLGRAALQTGFRPGAGLPVAATHALPARPGVFDAEARAA
- a CDS encoding NAD-dependent epimerase/dehydratase family protein, with amino-acid sequence MGLTVAVTGPTGGIGKPLLRSLERAREVERVVGMARRPFDPSPLRKVEYRRGDVTNPDDVAALVEGADVVVHLAFIIVAGSEGSEAVNLEGSRNVFRAAVDAGAKRLVYARRSPPTASTRTIRRP
- a CDS encoding rubredoxin; its protein translation is MSETSTAQQWLCESCGFIYDPTEGDPDGGIPPGTAFEDIPDTWFCPVCGARKKDFVPYE